A single genomic interval of Zunongwangia sp. HGR-M22 harbors:
- the pxpA gene encoding 5-oxoprolinase subunit PxpA, with translation MKEIDINCDLGEGGDYDHLLMPLISSCNIACGGHAGDLSIMEKTLDLAIANKTNIGAHPSYPDKKNFGRRSIAISAEALKKSIQDQVTALQHIVEEKGAKLHHVKPHGALYNDAAKDEKIAQIVVESLLEIDTDFSLFVPLNSVISEVAKGKINMIFEAFADRNYEADYSLVSRSKSNAVIEQKEAIFNHVLGMFQEQKITAKNGEILPCKATTFCLHSDTKNSVEIIRFLHEKFSEENIKIKNT, from the coding sequence ATGAAAGAAATAGATATTAATTGCGATCTTGGTGAGGGTGGCGATTACGATCATTTGTTAATGCCATTAATTTCCAGTTGTAATATTGCCTGCGGTGGCCACGCTGGTGATCTAAGTATAATGGAAAAAACATTAGATCTTGCCATAGCAAATAAAACTAATATTGGTGCACATCCATCTTATCCTGATAAGAAAAATTTTGGAAGAAGATCGATAGCTATTTCTGCGGAAGCTCTAAAAAAAAGTATTCAGGATCAGGTCACTGCTTTACAACATATTGTTGAAGAAAAAGGAGCGAAACTACATCATGTAAAACCTCATGGAGCACTTTATAATGATGCAGCAAAAGATGAAAAAATAGCACAAATTGTAGTGGAAAGTTTGCTGGAAATCGATACTGATTTTAGTCTTTTTGTACCACTTAATTCTGTTATTTCTGAAGTTGCAAAAGGTAAAATAAATATGATTTTTGAAGCTTTTGCAGATCGAAATTATGAAGCCGATTACTCATTGGTAAGTAGGTCTAAATCGAATGCCGTAATCGAACAAAAAGAGGCTATTTTTAATCATGTTTTAGGCATGTTTCAGGAGCAAAAAATTACAGCAAAAAACGGTGAAATTTTGCCCTGTAAAGCAACTACGTTTTGCCTGCACAGCGACACCAAAAATTCAGTTGAAATTATACGATTTTTACATGAAAAATTTTCCGAAGAAAATATAAAGATTAAAAACACATGA